The window GGGTAGTCTTGCGGCAGTGTTCCTGTGGCTCACCTTCTGATCATCTCTGAGCTACCAGTGAATGTGTGGACTCAGGAAGCCAGCGTGGTCAGTACTCCCCAGTCACCTGCATCATGGTGTTGTGGTTCTTGAGCATTTCCTTACTGAGATCAGCATCAGAAGATACACTGATGTCCCCAAAAGATAGGGTGATGTTGGCCAAAAGAAGAAGTCTACTTTTCCACAGTCATCTAATGGATATGATTGACATTTGCCACGTGCCAGTTTCTTACCATGCCAGTTCCAGGCATTGAGGACTCAGCGGGGAGTCACACACAACTGTCTGTACTCCACAGATCTTACCTTCTTGGAGGAGAAGACAGACAGTGAACAGTAAGTaagaaggaaacagaagttttctgggcagcgcctgtggctcaagggagtagggtgccggccccatataccggaggtggcaggttcaaacctagccccaggtATTAGACGGTATTAATGGGACCAGGGATTAGGGAACAGAAGCTGTGCCAGTGAAATGGCCTCAGGACAATTTTTGTAGCAGTTAAGACGAGGTCATTACTATTTCCTCTTTTGACTCAGTTCTACCCTCCCCTTCACCCCCTCCCCCCTCTATTGGCATCCTGGAACAAAGATGAGAGTTTGGAGGTTGGAACTGAGCAGACTCAAGcaaagggggtgggagggtgggggatggAAGAGGCAAAAGAGTGAGGTCTCAAGGCCAGGCAGAATGCCTCAGAGTGGTTGGGACTGGCTGTGGCTGTGTTGGTCAGGGAAGAGTGCTATTTTAGAGCATTCAAGGGTTAACCAACTGGTACCTAGTGTTTTCACAGCACTTTCACATCCGCAGTTTATAAACCTCATGCAGATAATTTATAGATGAGAGTGGAGCTCAGAAAGGGTATGTGACTTACTCAAGGTCTCTGCCAATAAGAGGTAGAAGCAGGATCTCAACCTCAGGGTAACTGACTTCAAATCCCATGTGACTTTGTCCCTTTTACTCCACCAGCTTGGCCGCTGGCTGCATCTTCAAAGAACACACAACAGAAAGCCTGAGAAGGCAGAAGccagaggtaaaaaaaaatttcttcaggactgcgcctgtggctcaacagagtagggcgctggtcccatatgtcggaggtggtgggttcaaacccagccccgggccccccccaaaaaaaaagaaagaaaagaaaagaaaagtaatttcttCTGCAGGGTCATTCAGGTGGGTACCAGATACTTTTCCTCTCTCCTCGCTCTTACAAGCAGCAAAAGAGGAGTTAAAAACACCAAGCCCTAAAACTAGGGAAAGGAAGGTAGCCACAGCCCCAGAGGACAGCCCCCTGAAATAACAACTGGAGGCGGCTCCCATGTAGTCACATCGTCCCTGTGACTCATTCTGTCGGCTTTTCCTTAGTTTGTGGAAATGACACAATCAGGATGCCGGTGGGACAGGTTGTTGGAAATGAGCACTACTGTCTCTGGGAGTCATCCAGACCTACCTCGCTGTTGGGAAGTCCCCTTGGCTGTCACTGCATGAATCCCTTAGTCCCTGGATGCCTGGACTGAGTGAAGAGAAGGAATCCTAATGTCCTACAGGAATAGCTCAGAGTAATTGACCAGCAGTCTTCCATTCCTAGCACTTGGCTCTCCGGAGTCTGGGAGCGGGGAGCAGGGAGTGGCTGTGCTGAAGGTGATCTCTAAGTGTGGTGCATATGACCATGGGGCAGGGCCTGTTCCTCAGGCTACCAGAGCCTCTGTCCTGGAGCTACACATTGGCACCTCTCCTTACTGTCTAACCCGTCCATGCTCACTCAGCTGAGGTCAGGACTGGCTAGCTGATAAATGAGAATTGCTTTGggattttccttctttcctcctgagGGAAACTTATACCACCTTTCTGGGCTTGTAGAGATTTGCATAAAATCAAGTTTGCATTGAAAAATTAGCAGAGTCTGGACACGGTgactcatccctgtaatcctagcattctaggaggctaaggctgaaggatcccttcagctcaggagtttgagaccagccagagcaaaagcaagaccctgtctttgctaaaaataaaaaaattagctgggcattgtggcgatgcctatagtcccagctactcaggaggctgaggcaggaaggtcacttgagcccaggggtttgaggttactgtgagctatgatgccacagcactctacccagagtgagactctgtctcaaaaacaagaacaacaaaatcaTTAGCAGAGAATTTGGTTAGATATAAAAGCAGAAGAAACTAGAGGAGGACTGCTGGTGGCAACATTTTGGGGGAGCTGGTAGTCAAGGGATCAGACACTCTTGGAGACTCTGTACCTGGGAAATCCCAGGTTGGCTGTATGTGCAGGAAATCCACCCATCCCACCCCATCCTTTCCTGTCTCATCCTTAATTAACTTCAGTGTCCGTATGAAGATTCCCTTTATCCCTCTGGCCCCTCAGATGCTTGGCCCCATAAACTCCGCTCCACTTGGCCTGCCATACATACACCCATGCTCAAGTCAGGGACATTGTTGGCACCCCTAGTGCCTCCACATCTGAAAACCCAAACTTTATTCCCCGCCTCTCACTCCTGTCCTTCCAGCTCCATCACTCTTACAACTTTCACTCTGTCTGTTCTTTCTTTACCCCATGAAACCCCGCAGTTTCTAGAGACTCTGGTGTTCTCTGATTCTATCTTAGTCTCGGTGTGGGTTTGAGGCaaagaggaggaggacaggaggaggccTTGCACTTGATAGGCTGTCAGGGCTGTGGTTAGCCCTGCAACCCAtttgggaagggggaggaagggagggcgtCAGCTGGGGCAGGGGCCCTGCAGAGAAGTGGCCCTGGAACAATTGGGAACAAAGGCTGGATACTCTTCCGCTGAGCCCCAGAGCCTGGCCTTGGCCTTCCGGGAACAGCTTCAGGAAATGGCTGAGATTCCACATTTGGAAGGAAGAGACCTGTAAACAGAAGCTGAGCTCTGACAGGGGAGAGCAGCCTCTCTGTAGGCTGGGGGTGGGTAGTGGGGACAGCAGGGTGAGAGGTGACACTGCAGGCTCAGGAGCTGCAAGGCCTGTCTGCTACAGACATAGACGCAGGGTCTCAGCACTGGAAAGATTCCCTCCACCTTTCCAGGGTCTGGACAATATCCTTGCTGAGGAAAATATCCCTGCTGAGGACATTTGCATAGTTTCAAATGGGGTAtgcctaaaaataaatttaaaaaacactgaCTAGCCTTTACTGCTCATTTATAATGTGCCAGACATTGAATACACTAAGTGGTTTTATCAGTACTCCAGTTCTCAAGGTAGGAACTACTAtaattagtcccattttacagggaAGGAAACTGATGGGGTTACTTAAGTAAGGCCTCCACAGAAGCTATTTCATCCATCTCTAAGCTGAATATGGACATACCCTGTGTGAATCTGCTAGCATGGCCCAGAGGCTCTGAGTCCTTCCTATTTCCACACTACCTTGGCTCAAATCTATCTGTTCCTGGGGAAGGGGACTGTGGGATGACAGCCTACTCCTGCCCCTTCCATGCTGCCTGTCCAGCCCACAGCCCGACTGCCTTCCGTCCTCCACTCCTCCATGCTGTGTCCTGAGACTTCACCTCGGGGTTTCCATTCTACTCTAGCAGGTGACCtccaggaaggaaagggagaaggatCGGGACCAAAGGGTAAGATTTAAATAGAGTTTTAGGGCTAAAGCATTACGACTATGGTTGGAGTTACGGCTAATGTGAGGATTTCCTTTAAGAGGTCTCAGACCAGATCATAAGGTGAACCTTAGGGCTGAAGTTAGGGCTGGGGCGATGGCTTCAGGGCCAAGGTCAGATAGTTTCTCGCCTCTGGTCTCCTCCCAGTTCTCCAAGGCACTGAGGGCCAGGCAGGAAGCATCGGTTTCCTCAAAGCTGCTTCCCTCCTAGGGCAGTCTCGGTCACAAACAACCACCAGCACCCCACCccgcccctccttccctcttggcTGTGAGCTCAGAGCAGCAAGACAGAGCGCCTGGGACGAGGACAGAGGCCCGAGAGCGGCCATGGGCTCTGGAGGACGGAGCCTCTCAGGGGCCGGGCAGCTTCTGCCCCTCCTGCTCCTGCTTTTCACTGGTGAGTGTGGCCCCCCTTCCTGGTCCATGCTCCCTCGCTCCAAGGCCCGGTCAGGGCAGGAGAGGCTCACTGGGTCCTTTGCTTCCATTTTGCAGCCGGGGGTACCATGGGTGATGATGGTGACAATGATGGTGATGACAAtggtgtgtacgtgtgtgcatacTCATGAcacagagagagcaagagagggagAGCCAGGCGAGCCTCGGCCTGAGTGCTGTGCACATagaccctctcccctcccactccctgtCGGCTGGTTATTTGCCCTTCACTAGTACAGGCTATCAGCAAACTTGCACACACAGAAAAGAGATGAGGCAAGGGCAGGGATTTGGGGCCTCGCTGGTGGTCAGACGGGGCTCTGctgtctttccctccctcccaggaGGCATGGCTCAGGACTCCCCACCCCAGATCCTAGTCCACCCCCAGGACCAGCTGCTCCAGGGCTCTGGCCCCGCCAGGATGAGCTGCCGAGCCTCAGGCCAGCCGCCTCCTACCATCCGCTGGCTGCGGAATGGGCAGCCCTTGAGTATGGTGCCCCCAGACCCACATCACCTGCTACCTGATGGAACCCTCCTGCTGCTGCGGCCTCCCACCCAGGGACACGCCCACGATGACCAGGCCCTACCCAAAGACCTGGGCATCTACACCTGTGAGGCCAGCAACCGCCTAGGCACGGCAGTCAGCCAAGGCGCTCGGCTGTCTGTGGCTGGTGAGACTTGGGGGCGGACCCGGGTTGGGGGGGGTGCAAACTTGGGCTGAGATATCAGGTTGAGGGAAGTTCGAGGGGATGACTGTGAGCAAgcagaggcctgggctgggagactCAGGAGGGAGACCTGGGTTGAGGTAGCCCTGGACGCAAAACCTGGGAGGTGCAAAGCACAACGGGGCAAGTGTGGtagaggaggggatgggaggcTGGGCCCTGCTCCCCGTCAACCCTTCATCCTCCTAATAGTCCTCCGGGAGGATTTCCAGATCCAGCCTCAGGACACAGTGGCCCTGGTGGGTGAGCAGGTGATTCTGGAATGTGGGCCACCCTGGGGCCACCCAGAGCCCACGGTTTCATGGTGGAAAGATGGGAAACCCCTAGCCCTCCACCCGGGGCAGCACACAGTAAGTGTACCCTTCCCCCACATGACTGAACACAACTTGAGGGACTGGACTGCCCTCTAGCCCCACAGCCCCTGGAAGAATTTAAGGAGGGGAGTGTAGGGAGGTCTCAGCTTCCCTCCAGACTCTGAGACCCTCCCCACATGGGAGACTTCACAGTGCACCTGGCCTGATAGGTGTCCAGGGGTTCCCTGCTGATGGCAAGAGCAGAGAAGAATGATGAAGGGACCTATATGTGTGTGGCCACCAACAACGCAGGACAGCGGGAGAGCCGAGCAGCCAGGGTATCTGTCCAGGGTAAGGGCAGGGGGTCAGGTCAGCTAAAGTCCAGGCTAGCTGGGGAGCTCCAGTTAGGGGGATGTGTTCTGGTTTGGGCTGGGGTTAGGTTGTGTGGACCTCAGCCTGGAGAAAAGGGTCAGAGGGGCGGGGGCCTCATGTAGGGGAAGGTTCCCCTGTGCTAGAGTAAAAATAGGTATGCTCCAGCCCTGGGACTCTGGGAGTCTGGCTGGGGGATGTTCCCCTCCTCAGTTCCATCATTCTGGCCTGTGGGCTCCATGCCAGCCGTGTGCTCCTCACAGAGCCTCTGGAGCTTCTGGCCGTGCGCATCCAGCTGGAAAACGTGACGCTGCTGAAGCCGGACCCTGCAAAGAGCCCAAAGCCTGGGCCTGCCGTGTGGCTCAGCTGGAAGGTGAGGCCAGATCCTAAGGGTATGAGTGGGTCCACAGCTGAGCAGAGGTTGGCCATGAGCTCCCTGACTCCCTGCCCTTCCTTCCACCTCTTCCCCAGGTGAGTGGCCCTGCTGCCCCTGCTCAGTCTTACACAGCCTTGTTCAGGGCCCAGACTGCTGGAGGAGACCAGGGAGCTCCCTGGGCAGAGGCACTGCTTGCCGGCTGGCAGAGCGCAGAGCTTGGGGGCCTCCACTGGGGCCAAGACTATGAGTTCAAAGTGAGACCATCCTCCGGCCGGGCTCGGGGCCCTGACAGCAACGTGCTGCTCCTGAGGCTGCCAGAACAAGGTCAGGGACTGACTGATCCCCCCAGAGCTCAACAATATCCCCTCtacctcctttttgtttgggggCCCCTAGACTGTCCCACTCCAGTCTGGGAGGGAGAGTGGGTTCTACTGAACTTGCTTCTGTCCTGGTCAGGCACGCAGACTGGGGGGCTTGACAATTGGGGCTCTGTGTCCACCATTCCAGAATTATTCCCTAGACTCCTTTTCCTCAGCATCCCTTATagcctcccttcttcccctccagTGCCCAGTGCCCCACCCCAGGAGGTGACCCTAAAACCTGGCAATGGCAGTGTCCTTGTGAGCTGGGTTCCACCACCTGCTGAAAACCACAATGGCATCATCCGTGGCTACCAGGTACCCCGCACAAGCTGACACAGCTCCACCTCCCTAGTCGTACCAGGGGCTCTTTTCTCCCTGGAATCTTGCATAGCCTTGTTCTGGGCACTGAGAATGCCTGTGTAGAGAAGCAAAGGAAACTTACATTTGTTGAGCCAGGACCTACTCTCTTCTAGGCCCTGCCAAACGCTTTACCTCCACGATTCATTTCACCTCCCCTCACAGTCTACCCTAGTCCCCGATTTACAGACTTGGAAAGTGAGGCTAAAGTAACAAGTAAAAGAGACAAAACAGGAAACAAGCCAGCCTGTATGTGACTCTAAGAGTGTGGCTCCTGGACCAGCCACCCGGGAACTTATTAGGAAGGCACAGCCTGCTCAATCGGAAACTCCCAGCAAGCTGTGTTTTAGCAAgcctccaggtgattctggaGCCTGCCGAATGGCACAGCCACTGGTCTTAGGCGTATTCTGGCAGATTGCGTTTGTCCTTCTTCTGTTGGTCTAAAGAGAAGTCTCTCTCCCTGAATAGAAGACAGGGGAAAAGGAAGTGTGGGTGCATTATAGGTGCTCCAGGATAGATGGCCAGAAAGGTCGACCACATTCTCAGAGTCTGACTGCAGATTATGGGTACAGCTGCTGGGATGCCTAGAGTGGCTGCTCACCTTTGTTGTGCCTCAGGTCTGGAGCCTGGGCAacacctccctgcccccagccaacTGGACTGTCGTGGGACAGCAGACCCAGCTGGAAATCGCCACCCACATGCCAGGCTCCTACTGTGTGCAAGTGGCTGCAGTCACaggtgctggggctggggagCCCAGTAGCCCTGTGTGCCTCCTTTTAGGTGAGGGCAGTGCCCAGAGGCCTCAGCCACACCCTCACCCCCCATGCTCACCTTCCAGCTCCTCCTGCTTGTCTGTGGGCCCCTCACTGCCTCACTTGCCCCTTTGCCTGAGCTCTGCATCCCACACAGGGCAGGCCATGGAGCGAGCCACCCGAGAACCCAGTGAGCCTGGTCTCTGGACCATGGAGCAGCTGAGGGCCTTGCTGAGGCGGCCAGAGATCATTGCCAGCAGCGGTGTTATtctctggctgctgctgctgggcacTGCTTTGTGTATCCACCGCCGGCGCCGAGCTGCAGTGCACCTGGGCCCAGGTGAGGATTGAGGGAAACCCCAAGATGGTCAGGCCTCTCCTGGGTTCAGCCATAACACTGTGGGGTCTTTAGATATCTGGACAGGTGATGGGGGCTCTGGATTtagccttcctcctcccttcttccaggTCTGTACAGGTACACCAGTGAGGACGCTATCCTAAAACACAGGTGAGAGATGAAAGTGGCCAGAGATGGGGGAGTAGGGGGACCCAGGGGCAGTGGGGCTAGGACAGATAATTGAATGGGGTGCTAATCAGTGTGCTAGACAGTTTGAGACCCTAGAACTTGAATCTCTCCCGAGCTCCAagtgagtgttcctttctttttcattaatgtttCTATCATACCACTTGACAGGCGAGTAAACAGAGACTCATAAAATTTAAGTGACTTTGCTCAAGGCTGCACAACTAGTAGCTGGCCTCCTGAACCCCTAATCCAGTGCTCTTGTCAGCCACCTCTCATTAACGCACACCACCGGCTCCTGCTTTCTTACCTGCTGAGTAGAGAAGAAGCCCTTGACCAGCTCTAGGGTCTAATGTTCTCTGTACTTTGCATTCAGTAAATCTGGGCTCTTTCCTGCACCCACGGCTCCAGCAGAGGGCGTTCAGCCCCTACATCATagatttttcctctttgttctcAAAACCAGGGCCAGACTGCAGGCACTTCTGCTCCAAGTGGGATTAGCTGCCAGAGCAAGTCTGTGAGACTAAGAAAGAGCACATCCTTTTTTCTCCTGTTGGCTGAGTTTTACACGAAATAACCATTTTatctctctgcctgctttcttGGCTCTTTGTCGTGTTAGAATTTCCTCTGAGAGGCTTCACACTCCAGGTCTGTATCTATCAACAGACGTTatcaagcacctactatgtgccagatacatCCAGGCCTAGGGTTGCCATTTTGCTGTCAGATTCTCAGCTCAGAGTAAGATTCCAAGCTGGCTGGCGTTGTGTTCCTGAGTTTTTCTGTGCTCAATGGCTTCTCTCTTTTAGCTACCTGCTAGGCTTTGTCTGCTCTGCCCTGAACTTTCTCTGGCTCCCCTTCGACCTTCTCCCTTATCCTTGAGGGAGATGCATTCTGGTTTATTTGTTCCCTTGGAGTAGTCTCCATATGCCAGGAATGCTCAGCAGCACGAGCATGAGATTATGTGAGTACAATCCTGTGTTAGCAGCGGAAGCCTGTACAAGATACACAGAGCGGGTCAGGGAGAGAGAGTAAGCACTTTGGGGAGCCATCGAAGGTTTTAATCAGAGAACTGGCTGTTCTTAAAGGATTGCTCAGGCCAGCATCCATGCAGCAAGCTACTGCTCTGCCAGCTGAGCGATCTCTCATTTCCTCATTTAAACTCACAGCACCAGCCTTGATTGTGGAAAACCTTATCGTTGCTGTtgccgttttacagatgaggaaactagggCTTAGAGAGGCTAAATGATTTCCTTATCTAGGTTTGCACAGCTAAGCTGTGGCAGATAGGGATTTTCAAACCAGGTTTGTCTGGCTCCAGATCTGATCTTTGCAGCTCAGCATACACAGCTGTTCCTCATTAATACCTCATAGCTCTGGCCAACTTGGAGTTCCCTTGACTCCAGGAAGGGGTGCTGAGTTTGGGACACCAGGTCAGAGATCTTCAGGAGTCTGTGAAGGGCTGCAAAACTCTGCAGCCATCTCCTCAACCCCTTCTGCTACTCTTGGAGCTAGGGGTCTCGGCCAATTAAGTTCTCAATTTCCCTATGTCTCCAAACCTCACCCCCACCTCTCCACTGCCCCAGAATGGAAAACAGCGACTCCCCCTGGCTGGCAGACACTTGGCGTTCCACCTCTGGCTCCCGGGAcctgagcagcagcagcagcctcaaCAGTCGGCTGGGCGTGGACCCGCGGGACCCAGGAGATAGTCGTCGCTCCTGTGAGCATGCCCAGTCGGGACGTGGGCCTGGCTGGGGTGCAGGGATCCCAGGGCTGGAGAGTGAGATGTGTTCACCATAATTCCTCCTGATGTTTTTATCACAGTGATCTCCTGGGACCCCCGAAGCCCTGGCGTGCCCCTGCTTCCAGACACCAGCACTTTTTATGGCTCCCTCATTGCTGAGCTGCCCGCCAGCTCCCCAGCCCGCCCGAGCCCCCAGGCCCCAGCTGTCAGGCGCTTCCCACCCCAGCTGGCCCGGCTCTCCAGTCCCTGGCCCAGTTCAGACAGCCCCTGCAGCCACAGGGGACTCTCTTCTCCACACCTGTGTCTGGCCCCCGCACAGGCTTGCGAGGCCAAGAGGAAGCAGGGTAAGGATAGGGAGGCTGGACATAGCCTGAACTGGTAATGGGAGGGCCCAGGAGTGGGAATGTGGGGGGAAAGAGGCCTGTTGGCCTCAAAGCCAGGGGTGGGCTGCAGGACCCAGCAGTTTCCATTCTCCTGTCTGGGGACCGATCACTCAGCTAGGAGTATGCGCATCTCAGATCAAATGAGATAAGCTACAGCCAAATCAACTTTGCAAACATTTAATAAGCACCACTGCATGCCAGACTCAGGGGACCAAAGTGATACCAAACACAGCCCTTGCCTTCTGAGGTTGTCTAACAAAAGTGTTGATGAGCATTCAAGTGATGCCAGTGCCTGGCAGAATGTgactggtactggcacaaagctTCAGGCTCCC is drawn from Nycticebus coucang isolate mNycCou1 chromosome 6, mNycCou1.pri, whole genome shotgun sequence and contains these coding sequences:
- the ROBO4 gene encoding roundabout homolog 4 isoform X3; this translates as MGSGGRSLSGAGQLLPLLLLLFTAGGTMGDDGDNDGDDNGGMAQDSPPQILVHPQDQLLQGSGPARMSCRASGQPPPTIRWLRNGQPLSMVPPDPHHLLPDGTLLLLRPPTQGHAHDDQALPKDLGIYTCEASNRLGTAVSQGARLSVAVLREDFQIQPQDTVALVGEQVILECGPPWGHPEPTVSWWKDGKPLALHPGQHTVSRGSLLMARAEKNDEGTYMCVATNNAGQRESRAARVSVQEPLELLAVRIQLENVTLLKPDPAKSPKPGPAVWLSWKVSGPAAPAQSYTALFRAQTAGGDQGAPWAEALLAGWQSAELGGLHWGQDYEFKVRPSSGRARGPDSNVLLLRLPEQVPSAPPQEVTLKPGNGSVLVSWVPPPAENHNGIIRGYQVWSLGNTSLPPANWTVVGQQTQLEIATHMPGSYCVQVAAVTGAGAGEPSSPVCLLLGQAMERATREPSEPGLWTMEQLRALLRRPEIIASSGVILWLLLLGTALCIHRRRRAAVHLGPGLYRYTSEDAILKHRMENSDSPWLADTWRSTSGSRDLSSSSSLNSRLGVDPRDPGDSRRSLISWDPRSPGVPLLPDTSTFYGSLIAELPASSPARPSPQAPAVRRFPPQLARLSSPWPSSDSPCSHRGLSSPHLCLAPAQACEAKRKQELHQVNSSPLLPASRPMELQAWELGNRGSKNLSQSPGHHSPAAVPRALVAWRALGLQLRSSSNELVTRPLPPAPLSPGGTPTQSQQTQHQTLSSVPLPAAPIPILSPNGTSSPQASSLSGPSPASSRLSSSSLSSLGEDQDSVLTPEEVALCLELSEGEETPRNSVSPVPRAPSPPTTYGYISVPTASELADMGRTGGGVGSGVGSLFPPRPCPTPTPSEGSLANGWGSASEDNAPSARASLVSSSDGSFLADAHFARALAVAVDSFGFGLEPRESDCVFTDASSPPSPRDDLFLTPTFSLPLWEWRPDWLEDMEVNRTQRLRRGLPPWPPDSRISPQKSHFSCPVPKAGASSIDSS
- the ROBO4 gene encoding roundabout homolog 4 isoform X4, which encodes MGSGGRSLSGAGQLLPLLLLLFTGGMAQDSPPQILVHPQDQLLQGSGPARMSCRASGQPPPTIRWLRNGQPLSMVPPDPHHLLPDGTLLLLRPPTQGHAHDDQALPKDLGIYTCEASNRLGTAVSQGARLSVAVLREDFQIQPQDTVALVGEQVILECGPPWGHPEPTVSWWKDGKPLALHPGQHTVSRGSLLMARAEKNDEGTYMCVATNNAGQRESRAARVSVQEPLELLAVRIQLENVTLLKPDPAKSPKPGPAVWLSWKVSGPAAPAQSYTALFRAQTAGGDQGAPWAEALLAGWQSAELGGLHWGQDYEFKVRPSSGRARGPDSNVLLLRLPEQVPSAPPQEVTLKPGNGSVLVSWVPPPAENHNGIIRGYQVWSLGNTSLPPANWTVVGQQTQLEIATHMPGSYCVQVAAVTGAGAGEPSSPVCLLLGQAMERATREPSEPGLWTMEQLRALLRRPEIIASSGVILWLLLLGTALCIHRRRRAAVHLGPGLYRYTSEDAILKHRMENSDSPWLADTWRSTSGSRDLSSSSSLNSRLGVDPRDPGDSRRSLISWDPRSPGVPLLPDTSTFYGSLIAELPASSPARPSPQAPAVRRFPPQLARLSSPWPSSDSPCSHRGLSSPHLCLAPAQACEAKRKQELHQVNSSPLLPASRPMELQAWELGNRGSKNLSQSPGHHSPAAVPRALVAWRALGLQLRSSSNELVTRPLPPAPLSPGGTPTQSQQTQHQTLSSVPLPAAPIPILSPNGTSSPQASSLSGPSPASSRLSSSSLSSLGEDQDSVLTPEEVALCLELSEGEETPRNSVSPVPRAPSPPTTYGYISVPTASELADMGRTGGGVGSGVGSLFPPRPCPTPTPSEGSLANGWGSASEDNAPSARASLVSSSDGSFLADAHFARALAVAVDSFGFGLEPRESDCVFTDASSPPSPRDDLFLTPTFSLPLWEWRPDWLEDMEVNRTQRLRRGLPPWPPDSRISPQKSHFSCPVPKAGASSIDSS
- the ROBO4 gene encoding roundabout homolog 4 isoform X2, with protein sequence MTQREQERESQASLGLSAVHIDPLPSHSLSAGYLPFTSTGYQQTCTHRKEMRQGQGFGASLVVRRGSAVFPSLPGGMAQDSPPQILVHPQDQLLQGSGPARMSCRASGQPPPTIRWLRNGQPLSMVPPDPHHLLPDGTLLLLRPPTQGHAHDDQALPKDLGIYTCEASNRLGTAVSQGARLSVAVLREDFQIQPQDTVALVGEQVSRGSLLMARAEKNDEGTYMCVATNNAGQRESRAARVSVQEPLELLAVRIQLENVTLLKPDPAKSPKPGPAVWLSWKVSGPAAPAQSYTALFRAQTAGGDQGAPWAEALLAGWQSAELGGLHWGQDYEFKVRPSSGRARGPDSNVLLLRLPEQVPSAPPQEVTLKPGNGSVLVSWVPPPAENHNGIIRGYQVWSLGNTSLPPANWTVVGQQTQLEIATHMPGSYCVQVAAVTGAGAGEPSSPVCLLLGQAMERATREPSEPGLWTMEQLRALLRRPEIIASSGVILWLLLLGTALCIHRRRRAAVHLGPGLYRYTSEDAILKHRMENSDSPWLADTWRSTSGSRDLSSSSSLNSRLGVDPRDPGDSRRSLISWDPRSPGVPLLPDTSTFYGSLIAELPASSPARPSPQAPAVRRFPPQLARLSSPWPSSDSPCSHRGLSSPHLCLAPAQACEAKRKQELHQVNSSPLLPASRPMELQAWELGNRGSKNLSQSPGHHSPAAVPRALVAWRALGLQLRSSSNELVTRPLPPAPLSPGGTPTQSQQTQHQTLSSVPLPAAPIPILSPNGTSSPQASSLSGPSPASSRLSSSSLSSLGEDQDSVLTPEEVALCLELSEGEETPRNSVSPVPRAPSPPTTYGYISVPTASELADMGRTGGGVGSGVGSLFPPRPCPTPTPSEGSLANGWGSASEDNAPSARASLVSSSDGSFLADAHFARALAVAVDSFGFGLEPRESDCVFTDASSPPSPRDDLFLTPTFSLPLWEWRPDWLEDMEVNRTQRLRRGLPPWPPDSRISPQKSHFSCPVPKAGASSIDSS
- the ROBO4 gene encoding roundabout homolog 4 isoform X1 translates to MTQREQERESQASLGLSAVHIDPLPSHSLSAGYLPFTSTGYQQTCTHRKEMRQGQGFGASLVVRRGSAVFPSLPGGMAQDSPPQILVHPQDQLLQGSGPARMSCRASGQPPPTIRWLRNGQPLSMVPPDPHHLLPDGTLLLLRPPTQGHAHDDQALPKDLGIYTCEASNRLGTAVSQGARLSVAVLREDFQIQPQDTVALVGEQVILECGPPWGHPEPTVSWWKDGKPLALHPGQHTVSRGSLLMARAEKNDEGTYMCVATNNAGQRESRAARVSVQEPLELLAVRIQLENVTLLKPDPAKSPKPGPAVWLSWKVSGPAAPAQSYTALFRAQTAGGDQGAPWAEALLAGWQSAELGGLHWGQDYEFKVRPSSGRARGPDSNVLLLRLPEQVPSAPPQEVTLKPGNGSVLVSWVPPPAENHNGIIRGYQVWSLGNTSLPPANWTVVGQQTQLEIATHMPGSYCVQVAAVTGAGAGEPSSPVCLLLGQAMERATREPSEPGLWTMEQLRALLRRPEIIASSGVILWLLLLGTALCIHRRRRAAVHLGPGLYRYTSEDAILKHRMENSDSPWLADTWRSTSGSRDLSSSSSLNSRLGVDPRDPGDSRRSLISWDPRSPGVPLLPDTSTFYGSLIAELPASSPARPSPQAPAVRRFPPQLARLSSPWPSSDSPCSHRGLSSPHLCLAPAQACEAKRKQELHQVNSSPLLPASRPMELQAWELGNRGSKNLSQSPGHHSPAAVPRALVAWRALGLQLRSSSNELVTRPLPPAPLSPGGTPTQSQQTQHQTLSSVPLPAAPIPILSPNGTSSPQASSLSGPSPASSRLSSSSLSSLGEDQDSVLTPEEVALCLELSEGEETPRNSVSPVPRAPSPPTTYGYISVPTASELADMGRTGGGVGSGVGSLFPPRPCPTPTPSEGSLANGWGSASEDNAPSARASLVSSSDGSFLADAHFARALAVAVDSFGFGLEPRESDCVFTDASSPPSPRDDLFLTPTFSLPLWEWRPDWLEDMEVNRTQRLRRGLPPWPPDSRISPQKSHFSCPVPKAGASSIDSS